Proteins encoded in a region of the Fibrobacter sp. UWB15 genome:
- a CDS encoding copper resistance protein NlpE N-terminal domain-containing protein codes for MNMLESMVFPVARMALPFLAVFVMTACEEDEKSDPLPNLPPIEIPKEVPGLYSGSLPCDDCTSRMVRMTLGEDSTVEAIQLLLRDTMETDSLKGTYSVTDSTIKVTLAGDKGHWNFKRVKFGNLQYMTAAGTVYEDKDGMKAEMIRIFKVAPKSVAKDTAKEAKQDSLVADSVKKEESLKE; via the coding sequence ATGAATATGCTTGAATCCATGGTTTTTCCTGTTGCGAGAATGGCGTTGCCTTTTCTTGCTGTTTTTGTAATGACTGCTTGCGAAGAAGATGAAAAGTCGGATCCGCTGCCGAATCTTCCGCCGATTGAAATTCCGAAGGAAGTGCCGGGACTTTATTCCGGCAGCTTGCCATGCGATGACTGCACTAGCCGCATGGTGCGCATGACGCTTGGCGAAGACAGCACCGTAGAAGCAATCCAGCTTCTTTTGCGCGACACCATGGAAACGGATTCGCTGAAGGGTACGTATTCCGTTACCGATAGCACCATCAAGGTGACTCTTGCAGGCGACAAGGGACATTGGAATTTCAAGCGTGTCAAGTTTGGCAATTTGCAATACATGACGGCTGCTGGAACCGTGTACGAAGACAAGGACGGCATGAAGGCCGAAATGATTCGCATTTTCAAGGTGGCGCCGAAATCTGTTGCAAAGGATACCGCTAAAGAAGCGAAGCAGGATTCTCTCGTTGCGGATTCGGTGAAGAAGGAAGAATCGCTCAAGGAGTAA
- a CDS encoding SUMF1/EgtB/PvdO family nonheme iron enzyme — protein MMSRLVAISLLTFSLFACTATGDSVGDSTADSNSGSDGGGSGNKGSHNKGNSSSSFEDPQENEDLSGLVDMVNIPAMSFIRGEAAFTVDAYSISKTEVTQGLYRQVMGSVAKEDSLGDDFPVFNVSWYDAALFCNALSKKVGLDTAYVYESIVGGVELGKLSIDYAAKSVRLPTEMEWEIAARAGTLTTYYWDTDEASKYAYYAQSKGPVEVAGFIPNDAGLYDMAGNVAEWVNDWYYAYPTVSQDNYVGPAEGDYKVIRGGGWSDKAPALASGERDKKAPKHHSQTIGFRIVYSQGI, from the coding sequence ATGATGTCGCGTCTGGTTGCAATTTCGCTATTGACCTTCTCCTTGTTTGCCTGTACGGCTACGGGTGATTCTGTGGGTGACTCAACCGCAGATTCAAATAGCGGTTCCGACGGCGGTGGATCTGGCAATAAGGGTTCTCACAACAAGGGAAATTCCAGTTCCTCGTTTGAAGATCCTCAAGAAAACGAGGACTTGTCCGGCTTGGTCGATATGGTGAATATTCCGGCCATGAGTTTTATCCGCGGCGAGGCGGCTTTTACGGTAGACGCTTATTCTATTAGCAAGACCGAAGTGACCCAGGGCCTGTACCGCCAGGTGATGGGTTCTGTCGCTAAAGAAGATTCTCTAGGTGATGACTTCCCGGTTTTCAACGTGAGCTGGTACGATGCCGCCTTGTTCTGCAATGCGCTTTCTAAAAAAGTCGGTCTTGATACGGCTTATGTGTACGAGTCTATCGTCGGTGGCGTTGAATTGGGTAAGTTGTCTATCGATTACGCAGCCAAATCGGTGAGACTTCCGACTGAAATGGAATGGGAAATCGCCGCCCGCGCCGGAACTTTGACCACCTATTACTGGGATACCGATGAGGCTTCCAAGTATGCGTATTATGCACAAAGTAAAGGCCCCGTGGAGGTGGCAGGGTTTATTCCGAATGACGCAGGTCTTTACGATATGGCAGGGAATGTGGCTGAATGGGTGAACGACTGGTACTATGCTTACCCGACGGTATCGCAGGATAATTATGTAGGCCCTGCCGAGGGTGACTACAAGGTAATCCGTGGCGGTGGATGGTCCGACAAGGCACCTGCGCTTGCCTCGGGTGAACGTGACAAGAAAGCCCCCAAGCACCATAGCCAGACAATTGGCTTTAGAATTGTCTATTCTCAAGGCATTTAA